ATCCAGGGTTGCCTCAATGAGGGAAAGCTGATGCGGATATAGCGATATCGAGGGGCCGAGGAAATATCGGTCAACCGATCCCGCGTCTCATCGAGAGTCACCATGCTCACCTGGTCGTTAAGGCGAAGATCCAACTTGAACTTTGTGCGCATGGCTAGATTCAGAAGCGCTTCCCGAGGTTTACCCGAAAAACGATAGACGACATGCTGAGGATTCTCCTGGGGCAGCTCCGTGATGGTGACGAGAGTGCCAGGAGTTGCGTCCTCCGGCAGGACGAAGCGAAAGTTCCAGGAACTGGCCAGGGCCGGGAGATTGGCTTTGCCTTGACCGTCCTGGGCCACACAGGAACTATAAACGTCCATGCCTTCGTCAGTGAAGCCAAGCCGGCATCCAAACGTCAGATATCCAGGTACACCGCCTGAGCTATCTGAAGGGCGATCACTGGCTTTGAGGGCGTCAGCCGCAGCGGAACTCTTGGCTTTATCCGATGTCATGAAGCCATTCAGCCCGCTCTTGCAAGACAGGAAAAATGCAGACGAAATCAAAATTTTCAACAGCAAGCCGCGCATGTTCTCAGACATAAAGGATCCCTTTTATCCGGCCCAAACTGGACGACGAAACTCTCGCTTTAAAAAACTGAAATGCAAGGAATATGCCGGAAAACTGTATCATCTCTAGATTTTTATTGTATAATCAGCTCACTATGAGATCCCGAACCAGAGGAGTCTACGCCTTGAGTCGCTCGCTTTGGACTTTTCCTGAAGTGACCGAGATAAAAAAGCTCATCAAAGCCGAGCTTGATCGCAAGCTGCAGGAGGTTGGGGTCGCCAGCAAGCTGGAGTTCATTCTCTTACGAATCAACCAGCTCAGCGCCAGCGAAACACCCACAGATGGAATCAGACTCTTTGTTTATGCCATGAGCGCTCTGGCTCATCATGAGCGGCATGGAGGCCTGCAATCGAGTCAGGTCAAGGATCTCATGCAGGTTGCCGAGGCCACTCTTAAAGTATTCCAAGTCACTCCCCAAAAGTCGAAGCTCGCCTTTCTCTATGGAGAGCTGGCTATGATCTCCAGCCAGATCCATCTGAAAGACGGCCAATTCTGGAAGGCGACTTGGGAGCAGTATGTGTCGATCCAACTCTCGGGCAATCAACCGCCGGGTGGAAAGCAATTCGTCGACCTGCTCTTTGGAATCAAATATCTGCGGCTTGGTCATGGTGAAAGAGCGCTGGGGTATTTTCATGCCGCCGAAAGCAGTGAGACATCGGCAGACGTTTGGATGCTGGCCCGCATCAATCGGATTCGATCCCTGCGATTGACCGGCAGATTCGCCGAGGCTCTCTCCCTCAATCAGGAAACGTCGGGATTGCCCATCGACCCCAACCTTCAGTTGGAACTCGATTGGGAACGATGCTGCTGCGAGGTGCATCAGACTCAGAATCTGGATGAACTGTTCAAGTTGGTGCAGAAAGGATCGACCCATTATCGCGCGAGCTACGTTCTCGAATTCTTCCTGTGGGCGCTTGCGGCACCGACTTTTCAGTGGCTCAAGAAGCTTCCTAAAATTCGTACGCTCCTTCGTGATGACAGCCTTGAACTGAAAGAGCAGGGCTTTTACTATCCCATCGTCAGAGACCTTGAACGTTCCTATGACGAAAAAGTTTTGCTCCTCACCCGACTGCAGCTGTTGGGAGGAATCCTGGAAAAGCTGAATCAGTGTCACAGTGTGGATAAGCAGATTCTTATTCTGGGAGCCGTCAGTCGCTGGCTGCATCGAAACAAAATCAAAGAGCTCTCTGGAGTCATCCTGCTTGAGTATGTCTCGCTCTGCACCAAAGTGAGTCAGGGTCGGTCGAGCGACCTGCTTGGTCTGATGAGGGACTGCTAGACAGACTGCGCAGCTCATGATCCTATCCATTTAAGATTCATGCTCAAAAGAGGGCTATCAAGACTTTGGCTTCGAAACGGAGCAAAAAAATCGCTATTTCAACTGCAACCAATCAAAAACATTGAAAAACCATATAAACATCCAAAGAAAAGGCCCTCTTAAGGGGATCCTTAAGAGGGCCAAGACGGGGGAGAGGGAAAGACCCGGCTTATTTCTGCTCAGAAGGCAGCAGATTTGGATCCAGACTACGAAGATAGGGAACGATTCCAGCCTTGGCCGCAGCCGTGGCGAACGTCATCTTATGGGGGCTTTTCGTCTGATAATTATCATCCGAATTCACGCCGGTTTCGATCGTCGATAACAAGACGGCATCTGTGTACTGAGCCATATAATAAGGTGAGTGATCAATGCCGGTTGCTGACCTATGGCAGGTCGCGCAGGCCGCCGAAGGCGTCGCTCCAGCGACCGCAGTTTCATAGCGTTGCTTGCCCGCAGTGACCTGGGCTGCAGTATAGGCGGTAACTTGAATGGCCAAGGGTATTTCCGTGCTGCCCCAGCTTGCTTTGGCCATGCCGCTTCCCGCTTTCAATGTCGTGAGCTCGAAGACTCGTCCTTCGTCGTATTCCTCGGAAAGCTTTGTTGAAACCAGAGTCGCATCCGCAGTGAATTTGATTTTGGCCGCTTCCACGGCAGCTGCTGCGAGATATTCAGGACTATCGTAAACGGCATTGGCCTGCTCTTCCGTGACCTTAATAGTGGGCGGAAGATCGCCGAATACAGCAATATCAATAAGAATTTTATAGGAGTTGGTGCCGTCGTAGCCACTAAAGACTTTGTTGTTTTGGTTGTTGGCGATTTCCGCCGTCCAGGTTAATTTGCTCACCAATTCCGGAACTGAGTAAGTTGGATTGGAAGCGTCCTGTTTCGCTTGATCAGCCTCCTTTTGATCGGAAGACTTGGTCTCAGACGCGGAATCTTTCTCTGCACTTGCCGTTTCCCCATGCTCGGGTTTGCTATCGGTTTGCTTGCCCTGAGAGCAGGCTCCTATCAAAGCGATAGAAGCGAAAAGAATGTGACATCGAATAACCTGCTGCGACATGACCATGGGATACCTCTTGCGAAACGTGAGGCCCTATTGCCTGATAGGTGATCTGGCTCAAGGTGCTCTGTGTTTGTTGGAAGGCTTCAATGCACATTCCCTGCCAAGGAGAAAACTGCCCCTGCACGGGACAGCCATGGGCAGCAGCCATTTCAGTCTGAATGCCGCGGCCGTCATCACTCGTCAATGCAGTGGGGAAATTTGAAATTGTTCGTCAGGACGCTGCTATTCGATAGCGACCCAGAATCCAGCGATGGATCCGCTTCGGGCAGGGACGGGTATATGTTTCACTGGAAAATGCCACAGTGGTTTTGAGGCCATCCCCATAGCAATCGAGAACCTCGGTGAGTTCAATCAGCTCAGCACCGGGAATTCTTTGCGGCACGAAGTTATCCATCAAAAGATAGAATTCGCCAGCCTTTTTAAGTTCCTCCCACCGCCACGGATTCATGCCTTCGCGGCGAATCAATTCGGAGGTGCGAGCGATGCCGGGCCACTGTTGAACTTTCAACGAGGGCGCGTAGAAGGCCAGCTGGCTGACGTTTTGATAGGTGTCCACAAGGACGGGAGCGGGTAGGGTTTGGAGATAGGCGCTTAATTCCTTATAGCCATGTGTTTCTTTGAGTATGCGATCCTTATGCGGTTTGGTGCCGGGCAAGGGATGATGGTTATGGAGCGTGAGAAGAAGCGTGATCAGAAGGTTGAGAGAGGCGCCTACGATCAAGGCTTTATCTGAGAAACGGTAGTATTGGGTCAGGACGATGGCGGCTCCGATCAGATACATCGCCGGCCAGTTGGCTTCAATGAATTGAAAGGGGCTGAGCAAGGCGAAGAGGCCCACGGGAACCAGAGCGGCTGCCCAGGCCAAGGCTTTGAGTTCGGGCTTGGGCCAACTGGGGGTTGCGCGACGGCGTTTGAAGATCGCCATTCCCAGGGGGACGAGCAGAAGACCCCAAAGTCCGATCTGGCCTCCGATATAGCCTGTGAAATTGTTCAACCGCTTTTGCCAGGGTGGGACGGGTGGTTTCGGCTTCTTGACTTCGTCGTCGGGCAGTTTGAAATAGTTGGCGAGGCGATTCTCAACGCCATCTTTAGGAGCTTCCATCGCAGGCGGTAAATCGGTGCCCTTCTCCATATCGACTGTATAGACACTCATGAGACCACGGCCGAATTGAAAACGCAGCGTGATCCAGTCATGATTATTCAGCCAGAGAAGATGTGGCAGCATCCCGATCAGGCACATCAGTCCCCCGAGGTAAGGCCATGGACGTTTCAGATGCTGAGGCCGGGCCAAAAGCCCGATCAGGAAAACAGGACCAATCAAGGCCATCGTGTATTTGCCCATAAAGCCCAGACCTGTGAATAGACCTGCACTGAGCCAGCGTTTGGGATTGTCATCCAGGGCGGCAGCCGCTTCATGCAAGGCAAGGATCCAGCAGAAAATCATGGGAATATCAGGCGTTGTTATATAACCCTGAATCACAGCCGCCGCGCTGCAGCTGGCGAGAACCAGGCCCTGAACAAGACGGGAACCTTCCAGACCCATGCGGCGGAACAAGCTGATGAGCACCGGCAAAGAGAGAAGGCTTAACAGGAAAGTCCCGAGCCGTGACATCACCGCAGACCCTGGAATGAGCTGTCCCGCAGCAGAAAGAAAGGCTACAAGCGGGGGATGATCGAAGTATCCGCCATCCAGAAAGCGGCTCCAAAGAAAATAATAGGCTTCATCCTGAGCTGGCGGCAACCAGATGGCATTGATCAAACGGGTCAGTGCGAGGGCCACGAATAGAGTAATAAAAGCCTTGCGAGGCAACGCTGCGGACAAAATAATTTCCTTCCTTCACACCGGGGGGAGGCGGCGGATGAGCCGGTGAATGAGCTGGGTTTGACGCTTTAAACTGGTCTGCGTGCGAACGGCTTGAGTCAATGCCCCGGACGTGCCGACCAGAATCGCCAGACGCCGTGCCCTGGTCAGCGCGGTATAAATCAGGTTGCGCTGCAGCATGATGTAGTGCTGCATGCTGACCGGAATGATCACCACGGGAAATTCGCTGCCCTGCGATTTATGAATGGTGATGGCGTAGGCGAGTTTCAAATCATAGACCTGGTCTTTGGTATAGGTCACCCTGCGATCGCCGAAGTTCACAAGGACCTGCCCACCATCAAAACCCGCGTGCTCGATAAAGCCAATATCACCGTTAAAGACGTTGAGTTCGTAGTTATTGACAGTTTGGATCACCTTGTCCCCGGGTCGGAAGCTCGTGGTCTCCGTCTCCAGTTTCTCGCCGAATTTCTGCACCGGGTTCAAAAGATTCTGCAGCTCTTCATTCAAAACGCTGGTCCCCAGAGGACCTTTGTTCATCGGCGTAAGGACCTGCACGTCGCGCATGATGTTATACGGCGTTTTCTCGGGCAGAGTTTTCGCCAGGAGTTCCTTGATCGCTTCCTTCACCGCTTCCGGGTCATTGATCGTAAGGAACTGACAGTCGCTCGGACCCTCGGGGAAAACAGGCGTTTCCCCACGGTTGATGGCATGGGCCATCTGAACGATATGCGAGCCCGCGGCCTGGCGGAAAATCCGATTCAGTTTGGTATAGGGAACCACACCGGATTCAATCATATCGCGAAGGACGTTGCCCGGACCCACCGAAGGCAGCTGATCCACGTCACCGATGAAGATGACCTGGGCATCATCCTTCACGGCCTTCATCAGCGAAGCGGCCAGGTGAATATCGAGCATCGAGGCTTCGTCGATAATAATAACCTGAGCTTCGAGAGGAGTGACCTCATCCCGCAGAAAGGTGTGCTCTGTCGCGGACCATTCCAGCAGGCGGTGGATGGTCTTCGCTCCGATCGCCGCCACTTCCGACAGACGCTGGGCCGCACGGCCTGTGGGAGCGGCCAGGGCCACTGATTTATTCATCTTGATCAAAAGACGAATGATGGCGTTGGCCGTGGTTGTTTTCCCGACACCCGGACCACCCGTCAGCACGAAGACCCGATTGCAGACGGCCTTGCGGACAGCATCCAGCTGCTCCTCGGAAAAGGAGGCGCCCGACATGCTCGAATAGCTTTGCAGCCAACGGTCGATGCGCTCCACCTGATCGCCCATATCCAGCCGATTGCGCAGAAGATCACTCAATTTTTCGGCAACGCGTGTTTCCGCCTGAAATGTTCGGGCCGAATAATAGATATCCAGCGTCGCCCCATCATCCAGGATGGATTCATCGAAGACGAGTCGGCCTTCATCAATCAAACCATCCAGCGCCACTTCCATCAGCTCTTCGATCCGCGGCTGCGGCAGGCGCAAAAGACGGCTGAGCCCCTCAGCGATTTGAAGACGATTCTGATAGCAATGCCCTTCCTCTTCCGCCTGCTCCAGTTGAAAGAGGATGGCCGCACTGATCCGCGGCGGGGCATCGGGTTCCAGGCCCATCTTCAACGCTATTTCATCAGCCGACAGAAAACCGATGCCATCAATATCCCGCGCCAGGCGATAAGGATCTTCCTGAATGACCTTGCGCGTGTCATCGCCGTAACTTTGAATGATGCGATTGATGAAATTCGGGCTGATGCCGAGTTCTGTCAAAAACATTTCCGTATCGCGGTGACGCTTCCTTTCATTCCATGATTCGATGATCTGCTTTTTCTTCTTGGTGCCGATGCTGTCCACTTCCATGAGCCGCTCGGGATCATGGTCAAGGACGTGGAGGGTCCGCAGCCCGAAATGATCGACGATGCGCTTGGCCGTGACCTCGCCGATGCCGCGAATCAGGCCCGATTTCAGATAGCGCAAAATCCCGGAAACCGAGGCTGGATGGCTCGATGTATAGCGGGAAACCTTGAATTGACGGCCATATTTCTGATTTTCGACCCAGCTGCCCCACATCTGGTAGGATTCGCCCACGGAAATGCGGCCAAACTGGCCCGTGGCGGTGATCATGCGGTCATCACTCTCCACACGCAGACGAATCACGGACCAGCCGTTTTCCTGATTTTGATAAGAGATTTTCTGCAGTTCGCCCTGCAGAGACTCCCCGGATTCGTTCTCGATCACCCGTGCACCTTTTTTTGGAGGGACCATTCGACCTGGATGGCCATCTCAGATTTTTAAAAAAAATTCAGGAATTTCGCAAGTTGTGCCTCATCAGGAGGCTTTTTTTCCGGGTTTTCAGGGCGGCAGCTTTGGGCCCTTCATCCCGTCGGCCCATCAGCCGATAATAAGGTTATGAGCGGAGAAAAGGATTTCTTACCTCAAGGAAATCACGGCCTTTCCCCAAGGGGTAGGCAGTCCGCGTGCAACCCGTTCTTTGGAGCCCAGCCTATGCAGTTTCGTTTCTCCTTCAAACACATGGAAACCTCCCAGGCACTGCAAAACTACGCAAAGGATAAAATTAAAGTCGAGGTGGAGAAATTCGTCACCAAACCCATTGAGGCCCATGTGACGTTTTCCGTGGACCGCCACCAGCATCAGGTGCTTTGCACGCTGGCCGGTGGCGATGGATTTACCGTCAACGTCGAGCATTCCTGCGACGACATGTATGGTTCGGTGGATCACATGATTGATAAGATGGTCACCCAACTCCAACGCAAAAAAGAAAAACTGAAAGATCATAAGCATCATAAAGCGCCGATTCCTTTTGGTGTCGTTCCCGCGGAAGATGATATCGAAGCTGTCCCCATCGACGCTGCAGACATCGTGAAGTTTGAAAAAGTCGCCAAGCAGCGCCGCTAAGCTCATCACCAGGAGCCGCAGCCCACGCTGCGGCTTTCATGAATAATATCCAGCCTCTGCCAAGCCTCCGTTGACCTTTGCCTCATCGAACGCTATCGAAAAGACAGCTGCTGCCATTCGTCGCGCCAAGGAGCTTCCCATGAATCAGCCTCGGGTCCAGGGACTTTTTTTAAGCGGGGGTCAAAGCTCGCGCATGGGGACGGATAAGGCGCTTCTGGAATATGCCGCCGGATCGCCCGAGGTGCTGCGCTGGAAAGCCAGCTTCGATAGCCTCTCGCTGCCTTTTTATTGGAGCCAGCGGCCGGGACAGTATCCGGATGGCTTCCTGCCCCAGATCATGCGTGTCATGGATCAGAATCCCGCTTCCGGGCCTTTGGGAGCCCTCCTATCCGCGCACCACCAGGACCCCGATGCCGCATGGCTGGTGCTGGCCTGTGATTGGCCGCTTCTGGGAGCTTCTGATATTCAGCACCTTCTGAAGCAAAGACATCCCGAACGTGCGGCCACCACCTATCTTCATGAGGGCTTTCGGCAGCCTTTATTCAGCGTCTATGAGCCGGGCTTTTTACGGACGGCAGCCGAGGCCTGGGACAGGGGCCAACAGAGCCTCTATCGGCTGCTGCACGCTTCTGATGCCTGGGAGGTCGCGGTTTTGGATGCTGGGAAATTTTTGAATGCGAATGATCCCGATCAGCGCGCGCAGGTGCTGACACAGATCAGGACGGGTCTGTCTCCACACCACTTTCGTCAAAGTGACCATTGAAGCAGGATTCCGTTTCCATCTTGGTGAAGAAAAGCTTCTTGCAGTAACAGCACTGGTATTTGGCATCCATGCGGATCCATTGTTTGGGAAAGTCCGCCTTGGTCTTGCGCGGAGGCGGGGGAGGCGCGTCGTCGTCGGGCATCTCAACTTCTGACACGCCTTCGTCCTGCGTTTCCACCGTCTCTTCCACTTCTTCTTTGGCTTTGGGAAGCGAAGTCTTGAGCGGTGCTGCCTTCAAGGCGACAAGACGCAAGCGTGAGGGCCGATGGCTGGGCGCTTCGATGGGCAGATCATTCAAAAGCTGCTCATGAACGTGCAGCTGATTGCGATCGCCCTGACAGCGGCGCGCGCAGCTCAAAGCATCGGCTTCGTCCTTGTAATCACGGCAACAGAAATGACAGCGAAAGACCACGTGACGGCCGTTGAGTTTCCGCAGAACCACCGGATAAAGATTCTGCACATCATACCAGCAATGATTCAGACAGTTATTGGCTTCGACCTTGGATTTATATTCACTGCGGCAGATGCTGCAGATATAGGTATCATCGCGACAGATGACCTTTCTGATCACGGGAAGGATAATGCCTGAACTGGTAAGCTGACGTCCCATCGGTTCCCCCGATGGGTTCCATCGGCAGTCCCCGCAGGGGCTTGAGAAAATTGCGGAATAATCGAATATTATTCAATAAAAACAAATGGTTAAATGTCTAAGCGAGGCGCTTCGCTTCCCAGTAGGGAAGGGCCAAACCAAAAATTATGACGACCGCCATTCCGAAGAGAGAGACGGGCGGTATGGTTTCCTGCAGGAAGCAATAGGCTAACATTCCGGAAAAGAGCGGCGCGGAATACTGCAGCGGCGCAACCTGTGTCGCAGGTGCAAGGCGAAAGGCCATGGTCAGAAAAAGCTGGGCCGCCATCGCAGGAAAGATGGATGCGATCAGCCAGGTCCAGCCGATGCTCGTCGTGGGAAAGTGCGAACCCAAAATAAGGAGCATGATGATGCTCAGAATGGATCCTGCCACGCCCAGGCTCAGCATAATCTGTTCATTCCTTACGTTTTTTAGCATGCGTATCGAGAAATACGCAGCCGCCGAGAGAGGACCGCTGAGCATCGCGATCAGAACGTCATGAAATGCAATCGCATGACCGGAGCCGATATTGATGCCCAGTCCCACCAAGGCCACACCGGCAAAACCAATCAGCAGAGCCACTCCGCGCGTTCGCGTCACGGCCTCATGCCCCATTAAAAGCGCGAGAACGGTGACATAGAGCGGACTCGAATTGGAAAAGAGCGAGGCCATGCCCAAGGGGATGTGAAGAACTCCGTAGTAGTACGCGGTAAGGCTCATGACGCCGGCCATGCCGCGGGCCCAGATCCAGAAGTTTTCACGGGGCTCCAGCTTGCGGGCCGGATATTTGCGCAGCATCATGATGCAGAGCAGAGAAAGAGCGAGCGAACGCAGGAGCATGGGCTCCCAGGGCGTCAGCTTAAAAGCCTGCCCGGACACCTGGGATTCCGCGCGTTCGCTGAGGCGGATCAGGAGGATGTTGCTGCTGAAACTGAATTGAGCCAGCAGCATGTAAAGAAACGCCCGCAGCGGGCGATCGGATTTTATGTCCACGGATGTCTTACAAACGTCCTTCCTGGGCTGAGACGATATCGGTCTTGATCACAGACCCATATTTTTTGGCAATATCCTGGATTTTGGAGGCCTGCCCGATCAGAAGCACATCGAGTTTTTCCGTCGGGAAATGCTTTTTGATCAGCTCATTGGCCCGGTCTACAGTCAGTCCATTCACTTCCGCTTCGAAGTTATTGATGATGGCATCGGACAGGCCGTAAACCCACATTTCCACCAGAAGACCGCTCAGTGCCGCCGCTGTTTCGTAACGGGGTGGGAACTGGCCTTTGACATAAGCCTTGGCGGAATCGAGCGTCGCGGCATCCACGCCGGACTTCACAAAGCCCTTGTAGGTCTTGAACGCAATTTCCAGGGCTTTTTCCGTATTTTCCGTCGCGGTAAACGAAGAGATCGCGAAGGTGCCGGAGTTTTTCAGGCCTTCAAAACGGCTGCGGGCACCATAGGTCAAACCTGTTTTGACCCGAAGCTCTTCATTCAGAAGCGAGGTGAAGCGTCCGCCGAGGATGGTGTTGACCACCTGAAGGCCGATCCAATCCTGACTGTCGCGTCGCACGCCAAGGCCACCGATGCGGAAGGTGGTTTCATGAGCATCGCTTTTATCCACGAGCAGGACCCGGCCGGTGGGAGCCTTGGCTTGAACGGCCGCGGCTGGCGTGGGGGCCGCGTTTGCTTGTCCTGGGGACCAGGATCCGAAGGTGTCGGCCAGAAGTTTTTTCATGGCCGTGGCATCAAAATCACCGACGACGCTGATCGCAGCATACTGGGGCCGGTAGGCCCTGGTATGGAATTTCTGCAGATCGTTGCGATTGAGTTTGCCGATGCTGAGCGGCGTTCCTTCAAGAGGCGAGCCGTAGGGATGCTTTTCAAACACGAGGCGATTGAAGAACTGATCAGCAACTTGATTCGGGCTTTCCTTGGCCTTCTTCAGTTCTGATACGGTTCTCTCACGCAGCTTGACCACTTCCTTATCGGGGAAGGTAGGGGCGATCACGATCTCGCTGAAAACCGGCAGGAGTTTCGCGGCGTCCTTGGCGGCCAGCGAGAGCTGGACGGTCGTGAAGTCCTGATCAATGCCAGCCCCAAAGTAGGCGCCATGAAAATCGAAGAGGTCTTCGAGCTTGTCTTTGCTGTAATTTTTTGTTCCGAGGTCCAGCGCTTCACCCGTAAAAGACGCGAGTCCATACTGAGCGCCATCATTCGCACTGCCTGACTGTATGCCAACCGTCACATGCAGAAGGGGAACTTCCTTCTGCGGCATCAGGTAGACCTTCAAGCCATTCGACAGCGCATAGGATTCATAAGCGGGCAGCTTGAATGTCTCGGCGGCGGCAGGGCCCGCGAGGGTCAAGGCTATGGCCGCCGAGCTCACGATTCGACTGAATATCTGCAACATGGGAGCCTTCCTTTCAGTAACGGAAATCAGCGGGTTCCTGTTTATCCTGCACACCCACTGTGCGATTGCTCTTCAGGAAATAGGTGTTCATCACGCGGGTGATGTCCGCGGGGGTGACCTTTTCATAGGAGCCGGCCGCATCGAAAAGTTTTTGATAGCCGCCGTGGAAGACTTCAAAATCACCGAGCAGCTGGGATTTGCCGTTGATCGTTTCCATGCGCCGATAGAGGTCGACGACTTTCTTATTCTTGGCCTTCTGGAGTTCCTGCGCGGACACCGGCTTTTTCCTCATCAGGTCGATCTCGCTCAGAAGGAGCCGCTCCATTTCCCTTGGATCCTTGCCTTCCATG
The Oligoflexus sp. DNA segment above includes these coding regions:
- a CDS encoding pitrilysin family protein — protein: MLQIFSRIVSSAAIALTLAGPAAAETFKLPAYESYALSNGLKVYLMPQKEVPLLHVTVGIQSGSANDGAQYGLASFTGEALDLGTKNYSKDKLEDLFDFHGAYFGAGIDQDFTTVQLSLAAKDAAKLLPVFSEIVIAPTFPDKEVVKLRERTVSELKKAKESPNQVADQFFNRLVFEKHPYGSPLEGTPLSIGKLNRNDLQKFHTRAYRPQYAAISVVGDFDATAMKKLLADTFGSWSPGQANAAPTPAAAVQAKAPTGRVLLVDKSDAHETTFRIGGLGVRRDSQDWIGLQVVNTILGGRFTSLLNEELRVKTGLTYGARSRFEGLKNSGTFAISSFTATENTEKALEIAFKTYKGFVKSGVDAATLDSAKAYVKGQFPPRYETAAALSGLLVEMWVYGLSDAIINNFEAEVNGLTVDRANELIKKHFPTEKLDVLLIGQASKIQDIAKKYGSVIKTDIVSAQEGRL
- a CDS encoding ArnT family glycosyltransferase, translated to MSAALPRKAFITLFVALALTRLINAIWLPPAQDEAYYFLWSRFLDGGYFDHPPLVAFLSAAGQLIPGSAVMSRLGTFLLSLLSLPVLISLFRRMGLEGSRLVQGLVLASCSAAAVIQGYITTPDIPMIFCWILALHEAAAALDDNPKRWLSAGLFTGLGFMGKYTMALIGPVFLIGLLARPQHLKRPWPYLGGLMCLIGMLPHLLWLNNHDWITLRFQFGRGLMSVYTVDMEKGTDLPPAMEAPKDGVENRLANYFKLPDDEVKKPKPPVPPWQKRLNNFTGYIGGQIGLWGLLLVPLGMAIFKRRRATPSWPKPELKALAWAAALVPVGLFALLSPFQFIEANWPAMYLIGAAIVLTQYYRFSDKALIVGASLNLLITLLLTLHNHHPLPGTKPHKDRILKETHGYKELSAYLQTLPAPVLVDTYQNVSQLAFYAPSLKVQQWPGIARTSELIRREGMNPWRWEELKKAGEFYLLMDNFVPQRIPGAELIELTEVLDCYGDGLKTTVAFSSETYTRPCPKRIHRWILGRYRIAAS
- the mobA gene encoding molybdenum cofactor guanylyltransferase; this translates as MNQPRVQGLFLSGGQSSRMGTDKALLEYAAGSPEVLRWKASFDSLSLPFYWSQRPGQYPDGFLPQIMRVMDQNPASGPLGALLSAHHQDPDAAWLVLACDWPLLGASDIQHLLKQRHPERAATTYLHEGFRQPLFSVYEPGFLRTAAEAWDRGQQSLYRLLHASDAWEVAVLDAGKFLNANDPDQRAQVLTQIRTGLSPHHFRQSDH
- a CDS encoding DMT family transporter, whose amino-acid sequence is MDIKSDRPLRAFLYMLLAQFSFSSNILLIRLSERAESQVSGQAFKLTPWEPMLLRSLALSLLCIMMLRKYPARKLEPRENFWIWARGMAGVMSLTAYYYGVLHIPLGMASLFSNSSPLYVTVLALLMGHEAVTRTRGVALLIGFAGVALVGLGINIGSGHAIAFHDVLIAMLSGPLSAAAYFSIRMLKNVRNEQIMLSLGVAGSILSIIMLLILGSHFPTTSIGWTWLIASIFPAMAAQLFLTMAFRLAPATQVAPLQYSAPLFSGMLAYCFLQETIPPVSLFGMAVVIIFGLALPYWEAKRLA
- a CDS encoding ATP-dependent RecD-like DNA helicase yields the protein MIENESGESLQGELQKISYQNQENGWSVIRLRVESDDRMITATGQFGRISVGESYQMWGSWVENQKYGRQFKVSRYTSSHPASVSGILRYLKSGLIRGIGEVTAKRIVDHFGLRTLHVLDHDPERLMEVDSIGTKKKKQIIESWNERKRHRDTEMFLTELGISPNFINRIIQSYGDDTRKVIQEDPYRLARDIDGIGFLSADEIALKMGLEPDAPPRISAAILFQLEQAEEEGHCYQNRLQIAEGLSRLLRLPQPRIEELMEVALDGLIDEGRLVFDESILDDGATLDIYYSARTFQAETRVAEKLSDLLRNRLDMGDQVERIDRWLQSYSSMSGASFSEEQLDAVRKAVCNRVFVLTGGPGVGKTTTANAIIRLLIKMNKSVALAAPTGRAAQRLSEVAAIGAKTIHRLLEWSATEHTFLRDEVTPLEAQVIIIDEASMLDIHLAASLMKAVKDDAQVIFIGDVDQLPSVGPGNVLRDMIESGVVPYTKLNRIFRQAAGSHIVQMAHAINRGETPVFPEGPSDCQFLTINDPEAVKEAIKELLAKTLPEKTPYNIMRDVQVLTPMNKGPLGTSVLNEELQNLLNPVQKFGEKLETETTSFRPGDKVIQTVNNYELNVFNGDIGFIEHAGFDGGQVLVNFGDRRVTYTKDQVYDLKLAYAITIHKSQGSEFPVVIIPVSMQHYIMLQRNLIYTALTRARRLAILVGTSGALTQAVRTQTSLKRQTQLIHRLIRRLPPV
- the hpf gene encoding ribosome hibernation-promoting factor, HPF/YfiA family — translated: MQFRFSFKHMETSQALQNYAKDKIKVEVEKFVTKPIEAHVTFSVDRHQHQVLCTLAGGDGFTVNVEHSCDDMYGSVDHMIDKMVTQLQRKKEKLKDHKHHKAPIPFGVVPAEDDIEAVPIDAADIVKFEKVAKQRR